A stretch of the Ensifer sp. PDNC004 genome encodes the following:
- a CDS encoding NlpC/P60 family protein, protein MSTLPDRRLNAYRPDLAESRLRGVVEAERYVEGSVARVSVPVAPLRAKPDLACGTDTELLLGESVRVLDTSNSWCWVKADLDGYVGYLPEYCLAPVIKSPTHVVTAPRTFVYTGHDLRFPTVYPLSMGSRLTVIDERETRGTRYFLLDGGQAVIANHCIEVGNVLPGDYVSVAARFVETPYLWGGRSGFGIDCSGLVQLSMMMVGRQAPRDSDMQATGLGTPIVREELKRGDLVFWKGHVALMEDDETLIHANGHTMTVAREGLEASIERIGWLYEQPTGYRRP, encoded by the coding sequence ATGTCGACACTGCCCGATCGCCGTCTGAATGCCTATCGACCAGACCTTGCCGAAAGCCGCCTTCGCGGCGTCGTAGAGGCTGAACGGTATGTCGAGGGCAGCGTTGCGCGCGTCTCGGTTCCGGTTGCGCCGCTGCGTGCCAAGCCCGATCTCGCCTGCGGCACCGATACCGAACTCTTGCTCGGCGAATCGGTCCGGGTGCTCGACACCAGCAACAGCTGGTGCTGGGTAAAGGCCGACCTCGACGGCTATGTCGGCTACCTTCCGGAATATTGCCTGGCGCCGGTTATCAAGAGCCCGACCCATGTCGTGACCGCGCCGCGCACGTTCGTCTATACCGGCCATGATCTGCGTTTCCCGACCGTCTATCCGCTGTCGATGGGCAGCCGGCTGACGGTTATCGATGAGCGCGAGACCCGGGGAACGCGCTATTTCCTGCTCGACGGCGGCCAGGCGGTCATCGCCAATCACTGCATCGAGGTCGGCAATGTCTTGCCGGGAGACTATGTCTCGGTCGCTGCCCGCTTCGTCGAAACGCCCTATCTCTGGGGCGGGCGTTCCGGCTTCGGCATCGATTGCTCCGGTCTTGTGCAATTGTCGATGATGATGGTCGGCAGGCAGGCGCCGCGCGATTCCGATATGCAGGCGACGGGGCTGGGAACACCGATTGTGCGCGAAGAACTCAAGCGCGGCGACCTCGTTTTCTGGAAAGGCCACGTCGCGCTGATGGAGGACGACGAAACCCTGATCCATGCCAACGGCCACACGATGACGGTAGCGCGCGAAGGGTTGGAAGCCTCGATCGAACGGATCGGCTGGCTCTATGAGCAGCCGACGGGCTATCGCCGCCCTTGA
- a CDS encoding helix-turn-helix domain-containing protein, with translation MPIELTPSQALGLWHSVSLAQVRVDSRDLTLRQLAILLQIYLVPPPHTVRGLAATLGVTKPVITRALDTMGALGLVDRVRDDRDRRNVVIKRTVEGALYLEKLGDLIIDQGRKQLK, from the coding sequence TTGCCGATCGAGCTAACGCCCTCCCAGGCCCTCGGGCTTTGGCATTCGGTGTCGCTCGCTCAGGTTCGCGTCGACAGCCGCGACCTGACCTTGCGGCAGCTGGCGATCCTGCTGCAGATCTACCTCGTGCCGCCGCCGCACACCGTGCGCGGACTGGCAGCGACGCTCGGTGTCACCAAGCCGGTCATCACCCGCGCGCTCGATACCATGGGCGCGCTTGGCCTTGTCGATCGCGTCCGCGACGATCGTGATCGCCGCAACGTCGTCATCAAAAGGACAGTTGAGGGTGCTCTCTATCTTGAAAAACTCGGTGACCTGATCATTGATCAGGGCCGCAAGCAGCTGAAGTGA
- a CDS encoding M17 family metallopeptidase, translating into MAPYQFIERPSPFNTSAGKTLPIFAVTPAHIETGTIDPIALDWARKAGFTADSGAVLLIPSADGHLGGALFGLGSNPSEAPFLAGKLARALPAGKWHIETAPLTANRLALGYGLGSYRFERYKSAKGEPPTLLIPADADATDIKRQLAGVFLARDLINTPTNDMGPEALEAAFRALAAHYKADVSVITGEALLTQNFPLVHTVGRASAEAPRLLELRWGKKGHKKVTLVGKGVCFDTGGLDIKPSASMLLMKKDMGGAANVLGLALMIMDAKLKVDLRVIVPVVENSISANAFRPGDIYRSRKGLTVQIDNTDAEGRLILADALAYADEEKTDLLVDMATLTGAARVALGPDLPPFFTDDADLAHDLTEASLEVDDPMWRMPLYNGYDKDVSARIADLTNAPAGGMAGSITAALFLRRFVTNAKSWVHFDIFGWAPSERPHSTVGGEAQAIRALYQHVQKMAK; encoded by the coding sequence ATGGCCCCCTATCAGTTCATCGAGCGGCCGTCGCCGTTCAACACCAGCGCCGGCAAGACCCTGCCGATCTTCGCCGTCACGCCGGCGCATATCGAGACGGGGACGATCGACCCGATCGCTTTGGACTGGGCGCGCAAGGCAGGCTTCACGGCCGATTCCGGCGCGGTGCTGTTGATCCCGTCCGCCGACGGCCATCTCGGCGGCGCGCTCTTCGGCCTCGGCAGCAATCCGTCGGAAGCCCCGTTCCTGGCCGGCAAGCTGGCGCGAGCGCTGCCGGCGGGCAAATGGCATATCGAAACGGCGCCGCTGACGGCCAACCGGCTCGCGCTCGGCTACGGCCTCGGCTCCTATCGCTTCGAGCGCTACAAGTCCGCCAAGGGCGAACCGCCCACGCTGCTCATTCCGGCAGATGCGGACGCAACCGATATCAAGCGCCAGCTCGCCGGCGTGTTCCTTGCCCGTGACCTTATCAACACGCCGACCAACGACATGGGGCCGGAAGCGCTCGAAGCGGCGTTCCGTGCGCTAGCCGCCCACTACAAGGCCGATGTTTCGGTCATTACGGGCGAGGCGCTGCTGACGCAGAATTTCCCGCTGGTCCACACCGTCGGCCGCGCCAGCGCCGAGGCTCCGCGTCTGCTGGAGCTGCGCTGGGGCAAAAAGGGCCACAAGAAGGTAACGCTCGTCGGCAAGGGCGTCTGCTTCGATACCGGTGGTCTCGACATCAAGCCGTCGGCCTCCATGCTCCTGATGAAGAAGGACATGGGCGGTGCCGCCAACGTGCTTGGCCTGGCGCTGATGATCATGGACGCCAAGCTCAAGGTGGATCTGCGCGTCATCGTGCCGGTGGTCGAAAACTCGATCTCGGCCAACGCCTTCCGGCCCGGCGACATCTACCGCAGCCGCAAGGGCCTGACCGTTCAGATCGACAACACCGATGCCGAGGGCCGGTTGATCCTCGCCGACGCACTCGCCTATGCAGACGAGGAAAAGACCGATCTGCTCGTCGACATGGCGACGCTGACCGGTGCCGCCCGCGTCGCGCTCGGTCCGGATCTGCCGCCCTTCTTTACCGACGATGCCGATCTCGCCCATGATCTCACGGAAGCAAGCCTCGAGGTCGACGATCCGATGTGGCGGATGCCGCTCTATAACGGCTACGACAAGGATGTCTCGGCCCGTATCGCAGACCTGACCAACGCGCCGGCGGGCGGCATGGCCGGATCGATCACCGCGGCACTCTTCCTCCGGCGCTTCGTCACCAACGCCAAGAGCTGGGTGCACTTCGATATCTTCGGATGGGCTCCGTCCGAGCGTCCGCATTCGACGGTTGGCGGGGAGGCGCAGGCGATCCGCGCGCTCTATCAGCACGTCCAGAAGATGGCGAAGTAA
- a CDS encoding tetratricopeptide repeat protein, which produces MAKYTTSSSKHARFLQGAAIALVALALAGCANQPKKELTTGSISRTSKPVQSMTATELSAAAESIGQAYEKNPKDREAGLNYANLLRMTGRNEQALAVMQQVAINHPSDREVLGAYGKAQAAAGQLEQALATIGRAQTPDRPDWKLKSAEGAILDQLGRAQEARLRYREALELKPNEPSVLSNLGMSYLLTKDLRTAETYLKSAASQPGADSSVRQNLALAVGLQGRFQEAETIARQELSSEQAEANVAYLRSMLSQQGAWKELAKADDKKVAN; this is translated from the coding sequence ATGGCCAAATATACGACCTCATCCTCGAAACACGCCCGTTTCTTGCAGGGCGCGGCAATCGCGCTGGTGGCGCTTGCCCTTGCCGGCTGCGCCAACCAGCCGAAGAAGGAACTGACGACGGGGTCGATCTCCAGAACGTCGAAACCGGTGCAGTCCATGACCGCGACCGAGCTTTCGGCCGCTGCCGAAAGCATCGGCCAGGCCTACGAGAAGAACCCCAAAGACCGCGAAGCGGGGCTCAACTACGCCAATCTCTTGCGCATGACCGGCCGCAACGAACAGGCGCTTGCGGTGATGCAGCAGGTCGCGATCAACCATCCGTCCGACCGCGAAGTGCTCGGCGCCTACGGCAAGGCCCAGGCCGCCGCCGGCCAGCTCGAGCAGGCGCTTGCGACGATCGGCCGGGCGCAGACGCCCGACCGTCCGGACTGGAAGCTGAAATCGGCCGAGGGCGCGATCCTCGACCAGCTGGGCCGCGCCCAGGAAGCACGGCTGCGCTACCGCGAGGCCCTCGAGCTCAAGCCGAACGAGCCGTCGGTGCTCTCCAATCTCGGCATGTCATACCTTTTGACCAAGGACCTTCGCACCGCCGAAACCTATCTCAAGTCTGCGGCAAGCCAGCCCGGCGCCGATAGCAGCGTGCGGCAGAACCTTGCGCTCGCCGTCGGCCTTCAGGGCCGCTTCCAGGAAGCAGAGACGATCGCCCGCCAGGAGCTTTCCAGCGAGCAGGCCGAAGCGAACGTCGCCTATCTGCGCTCGATGCTGTCGCAGCAGGGCGCATGGAAAGAGCTCGCCAAAGCCGACGACAAGAAGGTCGCCAACTAA
- a CDS encoding type II secretion system F family protein has translation MSTNLIKTLTDPNVVIAVLVSLAVLATFYSLIVPLFDRGDLGKRMKSVATEREQIRARERARLAAEVQNGRASLRGQNNASIRQIVERLNLRSALVDDNTVNRLKMAGFRSQNALNTFLFARFCLPFLFLLIALVYIFVLGNFVDKPFMVRLFFAIGFAYLGFYAPNIIVTNAISKRQASIRRAWPDALDLLLICVESGVSMELGMRRVADEVASQSQQLAEELVLTTAELSFLPERRVALENLGQRTGLDEVKSVVQALIQADRYGTPIAQALRVLAQESRDQRMTAAEKKAAALPPKLTVPMILFFLPVLVAVILGPAGIQVADKF, from the coding sequence ATGAGCACGAACCTGATCAAGACCCTGACCGATCCGAACGTCGTCATCGCCGTCCTGGTTTCGCTCGCCGTGCTCGCGACCTTCTATTCGCTGATCGTGCCGCTGTTCGATCGCGGTGACCTCGGCAAGCGGATGAAGTCCGTTGCCACTGAGCGCGAGCAGATCCGGGCGCGCGAACGCGCGCGGCTTGCCGCCGAGGTACAGAACGGCAGGGCAAGCCTGCGCGGGCAGAACAACGCCTCCATCCGGCAGATCGTCGAACGCCTCAATCTGCGCTCCGCGCTTGTCGACGACAACACCGTCAACCGGCTGAAAATGGCCGGCTTCCGCTCGCAGAACGCGCTCAACACCTTCCTGTTCGCGCGCTTCTGCCTGCCCTTCCTGTTCCTGCTCATCGCGCTCGTCTACATCTTCGTCCTCGGCAACTTTGTCGACAAACCGTTCATGGTGCGGCTGTTCTTCGCGATCGGCTTCGCCTATCTGGGCTTCTACGCGCCGAACATCATCGTGACCAATGCGATCTCCAAGCGCCAGGCGTCTATACGCCGGGCCTGGCCGGACGCGCTTGACCTTCTGCTGATCTGCGTCGAATCGGGCGTGTCGATGGAACTGGGCATGCGCCGCGTCGCCGACGAAGTGGCGTCGCAGTCGCAGCAGCTTGCGGAAGAGTTGGTGCTGACGACGGCGGAACTGTCGTTCCTGCCCGAGCGCCGGGTTGCGCTTGAAAATCTCGGTCAGCGCACCGGCCTCGATGAGGTCAAATCCGTGGTCCAGGCGCTGATCCAGGCGGACCGCTACGGCACGCCGATCGCCCAGGCCCTGCGCGTGCTTGCACAGGAAAGCCGCGACCAGCGCATGACCGCAGCCGAGAAGAAGGCGGCCGCCCTGCCGCCGAAGCTTACCGTGCCGATGATCCTGTTCTTCCTGCCGGTACTGGTCGCGGTCATTCTTGGACCGGCGGGCATCCAGGTCGCCGACAAGTTCTAG
- a CDS encoding type II secretion system F family protein, with product MFGIDITVLALAALVAISAAALAYGLLFSRIESEKKAEGRVRKISAAETDRAKMKAARDRVSELSKRRKSVQDSLKELEKKQQERSAKTAPSMKVRLTQADLSISIGRFYLFSALFGFFAFLVVLMAGAGLAIAAGFGLVAGLGLPRWFIGYLIKRRCKKFLEEFPNALEVMVRSIKSGLPLNDALRLIAADGQEPVKTEFRRVVESQQVGLSVTEACARMVNSIPLPEVNFFAIVIAIQAQAGGNLSEALGNLSKVLRERKKMRAKVSAMSMEAKASACIIGALPFIVALLVYLTSPAYMMVLFTDPRGHLIIGAGLFWMSIGIWVMRNMINFDI from the coding sequence ATGTTCGGGATAGACATCACCGTTCTGGCACTCGCGGCCCTCGTCGCCATATCGGCGGCGGCGCTTGCCTACGGCCTGCTGTTCTCGCGCATCGAAAGCGAAAAGAAGGCGGAAGGCCGCGTGCGCAAGATCAGCGCAGCGGAAACCGACCGCGCCAAGATGAAGGCTGCGCGCGACCGCGTGAGCGAATTGTCGAAACGGCGAAAATCCGTCCAGGATTCGCTGAAGGAGCTGGAAAAGAAACAGCAGGAGCGCTCGGCCAAGACTGCTCCTTCGATGAAGGTGCGTCTGACACAGGCGGACCTGTCGATCTCCATCGGGCGCTTCTATCTGTTCAGTGCACTTTTCGGCTTCTTTGCTTTTCTTGTCGTGTTGATGGCGGGGGCCGGGCTTGCCATTGCCGCCGGCTTTGGCCTGGTGGCCGGTCTCGGCCTGCCGCGCTGGTTCATCGGCTACCTGATCAAGCGGCGCTGCAAGAAGTTTCTCGAGGAGTTCCCGAACGCGCTCGAGGTCATGGTCCGCTCGATCAAGTCGGGCCTTCCCTTGAACGACGCGTTGCGTCTCATCGCCGCCGACGGTCAGGAGCCGGTCAAGACCGAGTTTCGCCGCGTGGTCGAATCCCAGCAGGTGGGCCTGAGCGTGACCGAGGCCTGCGCCCGCATGGTCAACAGCATTCCTCTGCCGGAGGTGAATTTCTTCGCCATCGTGATCGCCATCCAGGCGCAGGCGGGCGGTAACCTATCGGAAGCCCTCGGCAACCTGTCCAAGGTCCTGCGTGAGCGCAAGAAAATGCGGGCAAAGGTCAGCGCCATGTCGATGGAAGCCAAGGCCTCGGCTTGCATCATCGGCGCCCTGCCGTTCATCGTCGCGCTCTTGGTCTACCTGACATCGCCCGCCTACATGATGGTGCTTTTCACCGACCCGCGCGGTCATCTGATCATCGGTGCCGGCCTGTTCTGGATGAGCATCGGCATCTGGGTGATGCGCAACATGATCAACTTCGACATCTGA